Genomic segment of Scomber scombrus chromosome 18, fScoSco1.1, whole genome shotgun sequence:
GACGAGGTGGTCCCACTTTCTGCCAGCACGACAGTCCTTCTTGGCCATATCTGGAAGAAGGGTGAGCAATGTGGAGATCTGTTGCTCTGCTTCCCTCCACTAAACTGTTTTGTGacacaagccaaaaaaaaaccccccaacaAGTAGTTGAAAACAGATAGCtgtgagacacagaggagggaCGTGACGGGAGAATTTATGAAATAAATGCAGAGTGCCAAACAGATGTTTCAGTTCCTCCATTTCATAGGAAAGGGTGAATCACTACATGTGTCCCTGAGGGGCAAAGCGACAGAGAGAACTCGCTGTATTTCTATCTCAAAAACACAGAGGTCCTGACTGCAAACTTCTTAGTTTAAATTACAGATGTGAATGTCGAAAAATTTGGACAGAAACAATACTGAAAtcatgaaaacagtttttaagaTTAGCAACATGACTGCTGATCAGAGTTATTTTCTCCATCTTTAATTCAGTTATGACACCAAAGGCtattaaaatatcatatttCCGTCTACTGTATAATACATCACAGCCATAGTTATATAGATGGTTTCATTAATTGCATGCTAACATGCGGTAGCTGAGGGTCTTCACAACTCATGATCACACACTTTCATAAGATAATTTCCCCAGAGCTTCTTGACAGCAGTAAGCTTTACCATAAAACTtgaaaacaagtcatttttggAAAACAGTTGTGATCATTTCttgaaaacacaacaagctgAGGCATGTGAAGTGACTTTATCCTCTCCAGTACAGAACTGTCAGTAGGCAGCGGTGAAGTTTTCTAAACCTCAGtgattaagattaagattaagattaagaGTGGTTAATCTATATGAGACAAAAGACAGAACTGCACAACTACAACTGTTAAAACTTTAATAAACAAATCACACAAAGAAATACAGGCTTACGCAAAAATATAAACCCAATGCTCTTTCACTGAGCCGACACAAGAAACAGATGCATATAAATCACATCATTAGAGAGGATCAACAGCCCTGAGTATAACATTGCACTGATTGTTTCATTCACCATTATAACTAAAGTATTTGCATGCatgaaaatcaaaataaaagagaaagaaaatctaTCTGGAAGGACGCAATAACAACTGATTTACTGCATTGATTCTGCATTTTATACAATTATGTAGTAACTCTCATTGTTCAAGGCACAAATGACTGCAGGTATAACATTATTAATGTAAAATTTAACCctgagacacatttttaataaaatactgattttaaATCTGGCAGTTTGAAAACGTTTACATTTCAGAAGGTGGAAGCTTTATATCGTAGGAAGAAAGCACATGGTGAGGTGTGATTCTGCATTTTCAGCAATAGTTGAAATAAAAGTCATCATTGTAAAAATCAATGTGTAAACTTCAACAGAAACATCAGATTGTACATTTTAGCTTTGGCATTCATTGCtctgaaagacacacacacacacacacacacacacacacacacacacacacacacacacacacacacacacacacacacacacacacacacacacacacacacacacacacacacacacacacacacacacacacacacccctcatGGTTCGAAGAGAGCAGGCTGCATCTTGACGAAGGTGAAGTTGTAGTACAGTGGCAGGCCCTGATGGCTGATGCTGCTGAATTTATCCCAAAAGAACGGCGGGAGACCGTCCTGTGTCGTTGGCCCGTTGACCGCCTCCGCACCGAAGTCCCCAGCCATGTTGAAATCTGTTACCTGGAATGATTACAACACGGGAACGAGAGGGAGTCTGAGCTGAGCGAAGAAGCAGTCGATGCTACAAATTTACTAATTCAAAATGATTGTGGCAACAGGATAATTACCTTAGTGTCATAGCAACCTCCTGGTGAAGCTTTCTCTGCCCTCAGGTCGTTACGGCAGCAGATGGACTTGCAGGGGTCACCCTTGGAGTATGGATCCTTCTTGTAGTCTgacaacaatacaaacaaaatagaGTAACAGTAAACATGATGCTACTGGCAAATCACCTGCTGGTcaactgtaaatgaaatgtgAGTTTTTCTGTGATGAGTTCAGTGCTACTTTCATTGTGAGGAATAAAACGTGGAAAACATAAGAAATGTGTAAATCATGAAGTCTTGTGAAAGTAACAACGAGACAGAGCCACACACCGTTGAACCTCATGATGTGCTTTAAAGAGTCCAGGTCCTTAACGACAGCCTGGTCACGACGGAAGATCTTGGCCCTGGGACAAAGATCATAGGAGAAGTCTTCTCCGTACTCCTTCCACATTTCACCGTACCCGCTCATCATGTAGATCTTCGGGTGGAAGGGAACGTTGTAGGATGGCCAGTAACCTGTGACAAGCAGAGGCAGTGGCAAATGGTCATTTCTCCTAATGTCcacatgaaaacactgaaaatactACAATGTAAaacagatttgttgtttttgtgaccTCTGCGCAGTGCCTGTGTCTGGTCAGAGTACTCCACCAGGCCTGGGATCTGCTCCACCACAGTCAAAGCGCCGTCATCAACACTCTGGCCCAGCTTCACTTTGCTCCGGTCCAACACCATGTACTGGTTGTTGTAGGTACCTACAACAGGTGAGGGTGGGTGATGCCGGAGAGGAGGAGAGTATAGCAAAAGGAAGATAGTCTGTAAAATGAGCTTCTGTGCTTTAAAAGCCTTCTGATCTGAGCTCCATAATCACATGACACGTTTTGCACAATACAGGCAAACCTTTCAAACCAATGTGTACTTTCAGGTGCATTACCATGCATCCACTGAttggtaaaaacaaaaccagataTGATGCTTTGGGTGATGGATTAGTAATCCCAGTGTTCAAGCTTCAGAATTCATTAACTCTATCTCATATCATGACATGAAACCAAGCATGAGGCTTTAGATGAGACACGCCTCAATCCTTTTCTGTTTCTGgttgctgtgattgacagtttacttaataaataaatgtaatctggAAGGTAGAAATAATGCATTCAAAAATCTGAAACAATGGTTTGCTTTGGAAAACAATCACTTGATCTGACTTTTACCTGCATGTCTCTtattgatgacatcactgttgtcTTGTAAAATGTGGTAAGTGTATATAAGTATATCACCACTGTGCTCCACTCACCAGAGTTGTACATCGCAAAGGTTTTGGCCCACTCTTCTCCTGTGTGTGCCAAACTGTGAGCCAGCCTGACCCTCTGCCACGCCAGCAGGCTGTTGGGGGTGATTGTGTCAAAAAGGGAGGAGTTGAAGACGTTGTTGGTGGTCTGAGTCATCATCAGACCGCTGCCCAACAAGTAGAAATCATCCAGAGACACCAGGAAACCTGAGGGAGAGATGCACTATTAACTGAGACCATTTCTGACAATCTTCACAATCACATTCACAACGCTGAATTACTGTATGTGACCAGTTTTCAACTATTAAATATCAAATTTCAGTGTTAAGCACACATTGGTACGTTTCTGTTTCTGTGGAATATCGTTTCACATCTTTGTAGAAGTCTTGTTAAGGAGAACTCCCGGTGCCTACCAGGGTAGCTGCTGAAGGACAGTTTTCCAGTGGCAGTGTTGGGTTCAGTGATGCGGAAGTCCCAGTGTTTGTAGATACGCATTGTGGCAGCGTATGTGTACCAGCTGGAGTGGGCAAACAGGAGGTTCTCATAGCCGGGCAGCATCTGAGGTGGGGAGAAAAGAGTAGTCTTCAATGTGGCATTCCTGTGCCAGAAAAAATGACTGGAATTTGTGTCAATGTGACTcagattaaaattaattaaaaacatttgacacaGCACCTCAGCACCTTAATTGATGTAATGACCCAGTTTAGGGTGAGATATTTAAGGTTGGGgtgtcagaaataataataagaagtcTTAATTCCCAAAGACCTGTACGTTTTAAAAGAATCAGGTCTCCCAAGACATGTCAGTCTGAGTTAAAGAGATGTGGATGTAAAATAAAGATCTGTAGAATGGATTTCGGTGTTAAGTGTCATATTGCTTCAGTCGACATCTTGGTAAAAGCTGGTACAGACTGTAAAGGTGGCAGTGCTAAACAAAgcagataaaatgttttttgttgtatttttcaagCCATTTaggtaaaaaaagaaggatatTATTGGCTTCAGTTAATGAAGCAACACATTAACTTGGTGCAACTGCAGATAATGTTTCACAAATGCTGCAACACAACAGGAGCAATAAAAAAAGCATAACAGAAGTTGGAATAGTAAACACAAGGCTGAATGGATGTAAAAGACAGAACAACACTGCACTCTACACAGATATAAAATGTGTAGGCAGCCATTCTACATGAgggtataatataatattcatgctgttaatgttatttaatatatttcactttgtttcaGACCACAGCTTATTTCCTGCCCCACACAAGACACATTtacaatgagtgtgtgtgcaactTCTTTGTTTATGaggcaaaaaaaccccaaaaaactacTTTCACTACTGCATGTCTGGGACTACCAAAGCCATTGTAGTCCATTGCTTGTGCAGGAGATGAATTGCTGTTTTTGGAGTTGCATTATTAAACACTACAGCTCTGATGAACATCCCTTACATTGTCTTCTTTGTTGCTGTGTGCTATATTCACTCTGACTGgaacctgtttttgttttctaacCTTGATGAGGGCAGAGCAGTGTCCCATCCCTGGAAGTTTGAAGTCTCTGAGCCGAGGGTTGGAGCTGGGGACCAAGGCTGGGATCAGATCCAGCAGGTCTCCCACTGCATTTAGGAACTGGATGTCAAACAGGGACAGCGGCTATGGGAAGGACACGAGATAAACAGCTGtcagcaaatgaaaatgaatagtAGTGTTGCTTCAATAGTGAAACAGCCTAGTACTACAAAAATAAGTCTTTACCAAGACAACTGATGAACTGAGAGCTGTGCACATTCACTGAAATCAGGAGCTATTTGGAAACCTTTCTGAACCTCTTAACTTCAAACTGGTGcttaaagtaaataaactaTGGCAAATTCATACTATTTACAAATGCAAACAACTGGAATTCAGTTATATTGGCAGTATTATTGCTATAACATAATGATAATGGCACCATATGTTGGGTTGTTTCATAGTGGATCATACAccagctttaaaaaaactacTGTATCTATCTGTTTACTCCACTTTAACAATTAAAGGGACATGAGATGATGTGACGTATGATATATGATCACAAGTTTGTACCAGAGCTTCCTCATTTTAAATGGAAACCTGGCAGAGCAGTGCTTAAATGTGGTGCAGCAGTCAAATGAAGTTAAAATCCTCTTAAGTTGAAATTTCCTTTAAGAACAGTAGATTTTTACACACttataaagatgatttttttcttctatgtTTTATCTGTGCATATACAATACAGTAATGTATACTTGCAAACCTGATATTGAACAGCTGCacgtttctttttattttattttcttacatttattgGTTTCCATTGCTTTTGTGGGGCATTGCTTCTTAACTGTCGTGTTTTTGGTGTGTACACAGGGCATCTATGCATGTAaaagagttgttgtttttataaaaatgttaagaTATGACTGTCACACCTTTTTGCCGTACTTCTTGGCCCAGTCTGCGACTCCTGCTTGCAATCCGTCCATCTGGGCCACGATGAAGCCCGCGTGTCTCCACAGAGGGTCGGAGCTCTTGTTCAGTTTCACCTGTTCTCTGGTCCATGAGTCCTGCTTCCTACAAGTTACAAGTCACATAGTGTTGACAGCTCTCATTACTCATTATTctcatttaaaacactgaaaagtaAAGAGCCAAACACAGAGCTATTCATGATCAAAAGCTGTGATTTAGTGGAATCACTGTACAGGTACGTTTTAATAAACTGACCTAAACTGAGGACTTGTGGATGGAAAGACAACACAGCTCCCTTGGGTCAGTGAAAACCTTTCAAACATATTGTATTATGCTCGAAAGTGTATGTGGCCCAAGTGTAGCATGAGCTGAACTGAACATCTTTGAGAAGAGGATATGAAAGATGATGACAGTGATGTGTGACTCAGATTGTGGACTGTTTGAGACTGCGGTGGTGCTGCTGTGGTTTCAAAAGAGAACAGACTCACTTCATGAAACTCTGAACCGGGCCGAGGATCTTTGGGTCCTGGATGAGCTGCGGATACATGTTGGCGTAGTGGTTGATCATCTGCCTGAAAAGGGAAAGTAAGTATGAATATTCAATGACTCTACTCATGACAACAGAAGTACAGTATTTAGAATCTCGAAACAAAGTGattaataatgtttaatgaCGTCTTGATTGGTCATTTGTTTTCTATAAACCTTAATGATTGGAGGGGCTGCCAGTAAGCTTCCAGGTGTTATAGAAGGTGTCAAAGGTAAAAGTTTCTTATCTTCCTCATCATCAGGCCAACCAATCACCAGTTTGATAAccgatatttgtttttttgttatcttaTCATTATACTGTGTGATGCAAGACAGATTTTTGTGTGAAcaggttattttattttatcatcaaaTGTTTGAATGGCATGAATGTGACACTATAAATCTTGTTAGATGACAAGCCTGACAGCACATTTACTGGACTTACTGAGCAGAGAGGAAGCCTTCGAGGTATCCCGCCAGGAAGAAGGTGATCTCATCAGTTTCGGGGGTCTTTCCGTACCCTGCACGGATCTCTAGGATGCTCCAGCCTGTACTGGACAGGGTGTCATTCAGGTAACCATATGCATCCCCCGCTgtctccagcaccccctcctTCAGGAGGACGCTCTTGTGCTGGGGGTCCCAGTACACTGTGGCTGCTGTCATCTCTAAAGAAATCAAACACCATTAAGAagatgaaaacaacacaaaatggcTATAAAAGAGCTGCTATACTGCATTCAAGAGTAAAAAGTCTCCTGTTTGCAGTAAATCCAACAATCTACTATGTTTCTCTTTTCtactattcatttcattttttatttttttgtcttacatGGACTCGTACCTCTCCCACTGAGTCTGTTATTTCTGCAATGTATTTATGTAGTGTATTGTGTTGTAGTATCCCTCTTGTATTGGTGACATTAAATTAGTAATTTGTTATGACTTGCACAGGGACTAAAGATGGCAATGAGCTCatgaacacatttacattgaTGTGGAAACTGACATGTTGATTAATGTGCACTGTCCCTGCtaaataatatacatatttatttttagctgAAGTGACAGTGACAGGTGACATTTACTCACGCAAATTCATTTACAAATGGATTCATGGATATTAACgaaaatgaaagttaaaactaaaacatttcaatGGGACGAGCCCTCGTTAGTTTGGGGATTACCCTGTATGGgcaaacaaaacatattcaacTCAACTTAAATCAAAGCCACTGACAGACAGTGAGTAAATATCACTGTTGTTAAATAGCACGCATGCGTAAAGCCAGTTTCTATTAGTAAGATCCTGCTAAATAAAGCCATTAGAGCCTTACACAAACAACCGTGATTTATCTCAAACTCGGCCTACTTACTGTCGGAAGAGGCGACGGTCGCAGCCACATTGCataaaacaaagacatacagCCTCTCCACTAGGAGCATAGCTAGTTGGAGATAAAACCTAAACTAAGTGCAGAACAGAGACAGGGATCAGCCAACGGTGCTGAAGGCGAAGAGGAAATCAGTTGTTATATATGTGACGGAGGGAAAGTCCAAAGCAGCGGAGCGGAGCGTTTCCTGATTGGCTGCGAGCCGGAGGAAAAGGGAACACGTCGTACATGTGCCCTTTATGGGTGAGCAGAGTTGCGTCGTTaactttcatacacacacagctaataataatatgatCATTATTCAATTTTACTGTGTATTTCGCCGTCTTAGTCTAACACCAGATAGCAAAATCTttcaccccagatgggactcgaacccacaatccctggcttaggaggccagtgccttatccattaggccactggggctacGCGGCTATACCGTATAgtcaaatatcattttaaagataATACACCACCCAGCACAACAGGTGCATTAAAGGACTTTTCTGAGAGGAAGTGTTCGTATATTCAGCGAAGGTGGAGCAACATTACTatgtttcaatttcaacatgtAAACTGTTGAATTCACTGTTTTAGTATTGTGCAGtatgacttttttaaaatttcttttttactctttttgataaattactttacgccccccctccccccaaaaaaacaaaaataacataaatattcCTCTAAAACAGACCAAACACGTTTTAgttattattgtatttgtttatttatgcttttaaaaaagttgCTTAGGCCATTTTAAGGTTCACTTCCGTAAGTTAGTTGTAGTTTTCTATGAACTGACCTGTatgagacaaaataaaaatacagcagGTCCCTTTGATTCATACATTCCAGTTATTTGGAGAcaagacacaaagaaaaattTCCTTCAACACAAGGCCAGTCAGTCATTGCTGATTGCAGGACAGTGTGATCTGATGGGAAATGCTGCCCCCAAGTGATGACCTCAAACACGTTTCAAACAGTTAATCCTCAAAATGCACAAACCACCCAGCCAAAATATCCTATTTCACaggacactcacacacacaaaaaacagaaaaaaagaaatgaaaaaaaaagaagagacaaaacCCCAGAGTTACATGGGTGGATAATTATATTCACTATAATATAGAATCAATCTCACAACTTACTGATCAttaatcttttaaatatatttgacaataataaataaagttggaATGACAAGAGTTTTTATACTCTTTCCCTTCATACATTCTTATTTACAGGTAGTGTTTGCAATTTCATTCCACCTCCGCAGCATGATAAAGCTCTGAGAGGATGTTTGTGTCCACTAACTTTCTCAtctcaaacaaaaacattaccGGAGTGCTGGAATCACAAAGAAAACaggaattaaaaagaaaacatggtgCATTCAGGGGAAGTGAGAAATGAAAGTGTTACAGGGAAATAACACAGTTTAGATTGAAGTATACagattgaataaaaaaaatactttggtTATGAAGCTCTCTGTAGGCTCTCCCTTATCAAACAactaatgtttttaaagatgaaacaacATCCCCATAAGATGTGTAACAGCTGCATGTAACAAACATTTCAAGTAGTAACATGATCATGTCTGTGTCAGTCCCAATCTTCAGtaaacacctttaaaatgtttaggtGTTTTAGGTGTCTCTGCAGCGATACCGCTCATTtaccagaaaaaaatgttttaggtAGCTAAATAAGTACACTTATTCTAGTGCAAAATTACAGTGTCTTAATTTTCTTACTTATTTTAAAAACCTATGTTGTTGGCTGTggttgtcttgttttgtttcagtgtcTTTTAATGCACCGAGCAGAAGTAGCACTCCTAATTTTGTTGTATTCTCTACAATGACAATGAAggttttctattctattctaaacaACTCACTGTCTGTCAAATGTTTATagcaaatacaatgaaataagaaaataaataaaggtttagcTTTAACAATCCAATGTATACAAACTTAAACACAGCTCAGACCCATTATACTTCATGATACCAAGGCACACCTCGTATGTATTTAGCTCCTCCTCTgcagcattaaaataaaaaattaaattacagttgcCTTCTGTTAGATGTGTCTGTCACACTCATTCAGCAATGACCTTATGAGTGACGGACAGTCGCTTAAAAAAGCAGGAAGTTCACGTTTTAAAGAGAAAGTTGAGTCAAAATTTGTGACGGTAAAATGATATGGTAAAATAATCACAAAGCTGTTGATTTGAGAAGATTTGACAAAGAAAACGCCACCAAAAGACCAAACAACAGGATTACAGCAGCAATTCTCAGTAGTATTCACCTTTGTGACACCAGTGTTAAGCATTTCAACCGCTATATTTCACTCTAAAGATCACTGTTGGGTGAGAGCGGCGACATGAAATGCAAGTGAAGGACAGTAAGTGCGGTGGATTAAATgtccacaaaaacaccacacacacacacacgcccaaacaaacaaacacacactcacactcattcGTCATCGATCAGTTTCTCAGCGCCGTTCTCTGCTTGTCTCCCTACGctgcttcctccttcctctccgcctcctccctcctcctcctcatcgtcTTCAGTGTAAGAGAGCGACTGGCTGCCGTAGTTGATCATGGTGCGGGAGAGGTCCACTTCGATGGGGAAGACATCCGCCTCCTTCAAGACGGCGTAGCACTCGTCGTAGTAATGTGACATGCCTGAGACGAAGCGCTGCAGCTGGAACACAATGTCTTGGACTGCAGGTGAACGAGAGGGGAGGGGGTAAAAGAGTGGGAAATTTAGTGACATGTGAGGAAGGCTGAGTTGCAcattgaaaaacaacaaaacatttaaaatatccCACTGTaattatctgtgtgtatgtatatccTCTTGACAATGagtgatataaaatgaaattagagtagtttaaaatacactttacataaaaaacctgtcacattatttttttaaagtttctatttaaaacatgttatattgGAAACATGTATCTTTAAATATGCAACTTGTAAACCTCTTTTTGTCTCATGTGTGGCATGTACATTTACACTCACTACTGTCACATCCTGTTTTAAATAAGATGGCTGGTAAAAAAAGActtggaaaacaacaacaacaaaccatgtTTCTGATCCAGCAGCTCTATCTTCTCCAGAACGTCCTTGCGCATCTTAGCGAAGCGGGCGCGAGCCTCCTGCCGACATCTCAGCACCAAGCGGTACTCATAGTTACCAGTGCTGACACGATACAGAGGCTCTCCCATGGCCTGTAGAAAGAAGCACATTAATCACTGCTTCAGATTGTTTGAGCGCATAAAAAACAACACGCCACAGACCACTGATTTGATCAGTCAAGGTTTCATAGTTTGAACAGTTTAATGGCATCTGCTCCAAAATAAACTCAAGTTTGTCTGCTCTCCTCTAAATAAGGCcatcatgtacagtatacagataaaataaaaacatgttacacAACTCTACTCTTGTGCCCCGTGTTTTATTCAGCTTCATCAGAGTGATGCCTGATGCTTCCATTTCCCTTATATGCATTTGATTGTTTCATCATGTGATCAATTAAtcactttaaatataatatatataaaacatcatAATCACTTCTTCATAATTTTTATATATGAAATTGACACAATGACTATGAGAGAAATGTCAATTATTATCTCGATTAACTGATTAGCCATTTGAGCTAAACTAAACTTTTGAATAATCCCAGTCAGTATCTTGTGCAATTCCATGGCTGTTTTTACTCAGAACATATGTTTgctatattttataatatttcacATATTAATTACACGTTTTTATTTATAGTCATTTCACCTATCTTTTGTGGATttgatatttttcctttttgcttaggtacttttttttgccttctgTTTTTTGACTGTTATGAACCAGAAATAGGTAAAAATCTCAGTACGTTTCTTGTGTTCAtctcaatctttaaaaaaaatcctgatgAGTAACCCAAGAATCTTTGAGGAAAAAAGCAACACTTTTTCTTTGGCAACCTCATTGTATGTCTCCTATATCATAGActgattaaatgtattatactGAAATGACAACTCACAATACTGCTGTATTCTTCATCATCCATTTCCTTCACCTTTAGACAGTATGactgaaagacaaaagagaCTCATACTGATATTCTGTTGACAGGCACTGAACTTGTTTAACAGCTTTACGAGTGATGTCGCACTAGTGTGAGTGCTGTGGCCTTACCAGATACTCAAACTTCACATCCAGGTACTTGCGGATGGTGAGCTTTGTGTCTGGTATTGCCTTGTGAAGGTACGTGTTCAGATCGTGGAGCATCTGCACAACATGATATGATTGGTGAGGTTTGATTTTAAGTCAGACAGACATTACAGCTACTGCATAAAAGACAAATagacaaatataatataatagaaacAAGAAAGATATACCGAATATGATATACTATATCAAAGTGTAGATCACagcattaatatttatatatgtctAACCTTCACCATGAAACTGACTTCATCATACACAATAACATCCCTTGCAGAGATCTGATTTTCACCTTAATAAATTTAAtagacaaatacacaaacagtgttaaaatgtgatttttcagCCATtcataaaaggcaaaaaaaaaaaaaaaaaaagataaaatgatgaagtcGAAACACTTTTTGAACTCACAGGCTTGATGGTCTTTAGTAGCTGGATACCATATTTCTCAATGTTGCGGTGAGCATCAGCAAACTTCACAAAGGCCTCACTGGCTGCAGCCTGGGGCTCTCGTACTCCGATGACAGAAAAAACATCCCCAAACGCTGTAAGGGTACAGTAGGTTGTCAAACTCCAGTCAGATATATTAGACtctatatttatctttttagtTATTCAATATCAAGGATAAAAAGGTACAGCATCGTGTGATGCTatcttttatcatttttgatCACAGTAACTcacctctgtgtgtttgagaaagCTCAAAGAATGCTCTGAGCAGTCTCTTTGTGTGCTCCATCAGTCCTACAGGCAAGCAGAAAACAATAATGACATACTGGTttgaacaaacagcagcaagtgaGTCTGCACTAAACTCACTCCAACATATGATTACTGTATCTAATGAGAATACTACACAATTATTATGATTAATACTTTTCAAATGTTGCGATGACAGTAGCCAAGATTGTTACAATACGTGTTTTGTTTGGTATTTTGATCATTCTTTACCTTTGTAGAGCTCTGCTGTTTTCTCCAGTtcttctagtcttttgaccagtccatctgtaaaataaagctcattttgtaaatatctatacatacataatgactaaaatgatcatatttactgtttaaatgactaaaatgatcaTAGCAGTATCACCATTGCATAGGATAGCTCTGCTGAGTCCAAGAGCATCTGCTGTGCCTGAGCTCATATTCTCTACCAGGCgatgtttgacttttttcagcactgaaaaacacaaaatatgtgTTAACACACCACAGCACTGAGTAAGAGTTGTTGTGATAATGGAAGAATGTAATgcacaaactgaaaatacagaATCCACAGAAGGTGAAGTAAACAATAGATCAAGACTAACAGTGAGTATGTGGGTCATTCCATGTGAAATCAACAGAGGTATCCTCACAGACCATCATACTATATCAATAATGTCACTGTACCCAACAACTAGCGTGCAAAACTTTTAGCTTGTATCTTCTTTCATTTCTGAGATATCGAGGctttaagaaggaaaaaaaggcctGCCAAAAAACTCTGAAGTTCCATAAATCATTACTTTTGAACCGTTTATTCTAGATACTAAAATGTTCAGAGACGGTTCTACACTATTAGATGTCTTTAACTTGTAAAATACAGCCAACAGTTTCATATTATCCAAGTTATGGCTTCCTGAAAATtgtataaaaaatgattttgtacTTGTGAGCACTACATCAGAACACTGAACCTCATCAGATCTTTTAAATTTTGATATATAGTACTTTCTTTGCAACTACGTACatgatttaaaggaaaaa
This window contains:
- the LOC133999503 gene encoding phospholipase B-like 1, producing MLLVERLYVFVLCNVAATVASSDKMTAATVYWDPQHKSVLLKEGVLETAGDAYGYLNDTLSSTGWSILEIRAGYGKTPETDEITFFLAGYLEGFLSAQQMINHYANMYPQLIQDPKILGPVQSFMKKQDSWTREQVKLNKSSDPLWRHAGFIVAQMDGLQAGVADWAKKYGKKPLSLFDIQFLNAVGDLLDLIPALVPSSNPRLRDFKLPGMGHCSALIKMLPGYENLLFAHSSWYTYAATMRIYKHWDFRITEPNTATGKLSFSSYPGFLVSLDDFYLLGSGLMMTQTTNNVFNSSLFDTITPNSLLAWQRVRLAHSLAHTGEEWAKTFAMYNSGTYNNQYMVLDRSKVKLGQSVDDGALTVVEQIPGLVEYSDQTQALRRGYWPSYNVPFHPKIYMMSGYGEMWKEYGEDFSYDLCPRAKIFRRDQAVVKDLDSLKHIMRFNDYKKDPYSKGDPCKSICCRNDLRAEKASPGGCYDTKVTDFNMAGDFGAEAVNGPTTQDGLPPFFWDKFSSISHQGLPLYYNFTFVKMQPALFEP
- the pick1 gene encoding PRKCA-binding protein, with protein sequence MFTDMDYELEEDKLGIPTVPGTVCLKKDANNLIGISIGGGAQYCPCLYIVQVFDNTPAALDGTLAAGDEITGVNGKPVKGKTKVEVAKMIQAVQGEAVIHYNKLQADPKQGKSLDIVLKKVKHRLVENMSSGTADALGLSRAILCNDGLVKRLEELEKTAELYKGLMEHTKRLLRAFFELSQTHRAFGDVFSVIGVREPQAAASEAFVKFADAHRNIEKYGIQLLKTIKPMLHDLNTYLHKAIPDTKLTIRKYLDVKFEYLSYCLKVKEMDDEEYSSIAMGEPLYRVSTGNYEYRLVLRCRQEARARFAKMRKDVLEKIELLDQKHVQDIVFQLQRFVSGMSHYYDECYAVLKEADVFPIEVDLSRTMINYGSQSLSYTEDDEEEEGGGGEEGGSSVGRQAENGAEKLIDDE